GGTGGCGCGCGCCGCGCGCTATGGAAGGTGGAGGAGCTGGAGGCAGCCCGCCATTGCGCCGCGGAGCTAGGCCGGCGGCGAGGAAAATGCCTCGGTTGAGTCCGCTAGTGAATGATACTTGTTACCGTCTTCCCCAGTGGATAGCTAGGAACCTCGAGTAGCTGTAGGTGCAAGGAATTGGAGAGATGCGGCTTGTGTGCTGTGAATTTTGGTGCGGACCGCAATGGCATCCATGACGGCGGCCTCTGCATTTTATAGCCGAACTACGGCGACGGCTCGGCGGCAGAACCCAACGAACGCGTGTCCGGCGTCGTGGCGAACCAGAGCAAGGAGGAGGGACAGGCAGGGACGCGTCGTGGAGGTCGGCTCCGACCGGCGAGCTCGCCGTCCTCGTCCCTGTCGTCGCTCCGCGCCGCGGAGCGCCTGCTGCGGTCGCTGCCGTCCGCCACCCCGATCTCCTGTCTCCTCACGCTGGATCGCGCGGCGCCGCGCGGCGCCGGCCGCGGCCTCCGACCTCTTCGCACTGACCCACGCCGGCGCGCCACGGACGCCTGTGGGCCGGCCTAGCCGTGCCTAGCCCCATCTAACGGCGTTGCTAACGGGAAGTGACGGAAACGGCAGAATCACAAAAATAATTTGATGGCAGTGAGAAAAATTGGGAAATTTTTATGGCAACGAAGGAAGTGGTATAATTTTTAGTGGCAATGAGGGAATTTTCTCCAACAGGAAAGGGGTGCAGAGGGATTTGCCACTTGATGTGTGAAAACTTTGTAAAACAGTGCTGGAATCAAAATGCATTATACATATTGTTTTTTACTCGTATATAAAATTGACTGTTTATGTTGTTGAGATCCCATATTCAGCTCCAGCACAATTTCCCGCCATTTGTTACGTCAACAAATATTGCCACCAGTTTTTGAAGTCCTGGGGATCAAAATCAGCTCTAGTGGATGCCTGCTGCTTTGCTGGTCGCAGGTGTTGCAGCTGCTCGATTACAGCCAAGATTCGAACTTGCTTTCAGAGAGACCATAGTTTTATTGCTAACATGTGTCGTGGATCATTTGCACTTGTAGAATGATGGTGTAacaaataaattttcttaatcacgaTCAAGCGTTAAAAAAGCTTATCCAATATGTTAACCACAATGCATGCATCTATACACGCCAGGCAGCAGGAGCCATGGCAACCAAAGGTAAAAATCTAAGCATTTATTGGTCTAACTCATCAACCCCATCAACAACCTATTTGGCTGCACTCTACAATATTGTCGATTTACTGCACAGGACTAGGCCGCCAGAGTCGATTCTTTGTTTCTGCATCCACGTCTCCAAGAGGAGATCCTCACTCTGCCTCAAATGCAAATAGTCGTCAATGTGAAACGTTGACGAGGTTCGAACATAATCAGGGCAGCTGCTTCGGCAAATCCCAACCTCACCGAACTTGGTCAGTAATCTATCTTTAGAGGCAACTGAAGTGGCATGGTCTCCAGGACTCCAACTCCCACGGCTGCTCGTAGTCTGATTGCTAGTGCTGCATCTAGTATTTTCTCCCTGAGTTCAACATGCAATTAGAGAACAGGTAACACGTTGAAGTCATTAACATCAAAAAAATACTTCATCATTTCACACAAAATCTTTACCATGTAAGTAACATTCAATATTTTACATTTTAAGACAGGATACAGATGCCGACTTTACCTGGGCCTTGGTTTTGCACGGGGAGGTCTGAAGGTCATTGGTAGTTTCCCATTGCAGCCAGGGAAGGACAACGCCATCTGCCTCTGCAGGTAAAGCAACTTTTGGGCGCGCAACTGGAGTTTCTGTCATAGCATGAAGTAACATGTCTTTCCTGGTTGAACTTGAGTCACTTCTCTCTCCATCAAAAGATGAAAAGTCAGTGTCTTCAACATTTGACAGGAAATCTTCAAAGTATTGCTCAGCCTCTTCAATAAGTCGTTTCGACATCCTTGATCTATCGTTGCTCCTCTGCAATAAATTTATGTCAAATTCTAATTCATAGGTGCAGAAAATTAACAGGAAACAATGGAACGGCAACCAAATAAACATACCCTTCTGTGTCGCGGCTGTCTTTGTAAATTTGCAGTCTTTTTAGCAGTAGGTAGCAATTCTCTAACTATTTTTGTGAGCTCATGACCGTGTTGTTCTTCTGCTGCCAACTGAGCTAACAATTCCTGCTTCCGCTTCTCTGACTAAAAGATACACCAAAAAAGCAAATGTGAATATTGAATAAAGGCTTAGAAACAATCAaagatatttttaaaaaatatagattctcTTTCCATCAAAAGATACCTCTTCCAGTTTACTAGTGTAGCTCCTTCGGAGCTCAGTAATAACTTGGGTTGGCTGTGCATCACTGCTTATTACCTTTTCTGAAGGTTCCGATTTTGTCACGGCCTAGAAATGCACAGACAAAGAGAGGcgatgagcttggataaaaaaaAGTTGTGGTTCTAGTAAAAAGTATGCAGAGCATGAAAAGGGCCAAATATTAATCATTTTCTCCCCGACAGGCAACCGATGACCTGACAACAAGGCCCCAACGGAAGACATGATGTCAGTTCAACAAAACTCATTTTAAATCTAGCTACTACTGTTCTACTACTAAGACCTTCCAATCGAAAAGATGCTTCTGCAACATCAGCATGCCATCAAGTTACTACAGTTCTACTCAACCTGACTGTTGCTTATCCAGAAACTAATGCTGTCTCAATTGAAACAGAAGTATTCTGCACATCCTTCAATGATGATGTGAAGTTATAGGTTTAGGATGCATACTCTAGGAGGTACAACCATACTTCTTCGTATAAATAGAAAGGCAATCCGAAAACATGGAGCCCATTAAGTAAGCACTCCAAATAAAAAAGCATATAACATTTTATTCGCAAGCATACCACACAGAAGCATATATCAGTGCTAATTTTGACATGTCAGCATAAAACAAGAAACGCAAGTGACATACGAACTCTTCTGGGGTGTATATACTCTAGATCACAACCAAATCATTAGCTTAGAACTCAGCTCCCAATATGCCTCAGATTATGAAAACCTCTCTTTGTAAAATGTAAATGTAAATCAAACCTGAGGCATTAGGGACCAAGTACTAAAAACTTAAGCTGCACTGTAATATACAAGTAAACTTTCTAGAATTAGGGTAAGATGGTCAATGAAGATCTCAACCCATCCAGTGAAATAGTTCCCTACAGAAAAGTCCCTTGCATTGTTTACATTGCCATACTAAATGTCATTATATCAATCAAAGCTTTGTACACATAAGCCGTTAGAAAAGTtatctatgccaaggtaagataaAGTAGTGATAGACAATGCCCAATGGTGAAGAGACAATAAAAGGTCCTCACTATGGAAAACATACCTTTTCAAGCTGATTCCTGATTTCATCAACAGCTTGCCTAACTTCTTTCCGCATTACATCATACAATACATTTCCAGCCCCATCGCCAATTGGGTGCTCCTATCAGATTGCAATATAAGAGGAATCGTAAACTCTAGTAGTTGTTTGCAAATTCTAGTTTCAAATTTAAATACTGAATGAAAATTGTGAAACCTTGTCAAGACCATAAACTGCACAGACTTCCTTCTGAT
The nucleotide sequence above comes from Miscanthus floridulus cultivar M001 chromosome 18, ASM1932011v1, whole genome shotgun sequence. Encoded proteins:
- the LOC136521383 gene encoding uncharacterized protein; the encoded protein is MAAAAAAFRSGTRRGDAFAALEDAGSATRGRQAAGGGSSGGGSVRRSRSLSRFPPPSPSPEDAATPSSRFVTKVRGGGGFPPEVSLDDLADEFFRARAESEGDDEEEETAAPARGRSRLPAPAERGGGGRRSSTARYARETESSRQRGRSVSRPPAERRGVAANAVNAGGPAAAARRQRYASVDRRASVDRQRWCDSDNDMEISHRYVSRGIHTKSSSGNSLQSSFHKPSKANQTLKRSTSQKDFFHSRDSSSSHSSITDDESRSSHSFHSRNQKEVCAVYGLDKEHPIGDGAGNVLYDVMRKEVRQAVDEIRNQLEKAVTKSEPSEKVISSDAQPTQVITELRRSYTSKLEESEKRKQELLAQLAAEEQHGHELTKIVRELLPTAKKTANLQRQPRHRRRSNDRSRMSKRLIEEAEQYFEDFLSNVEDTDFSSFDGERSDSSSTRKDMLLHAMTETPVARPKVALPAEADGVVLPWLQWETTNDLQTSPCKTKAQGENTRCSTSNQTTSSRGSWSPGDHATSVASKDRLLTKFGEVGICRSSCPDYVRTSSTFHIDDYLHLRQSEDLLLETWMQKQRIDSGGLVLCSKSTIL